A genomic segment from Glycine max cultivar Williams 82 chromosome 1, Glycine_max_v4.0, whole genome shotgun sequence encodes:
- the LOC102662355 gene encoding uncharacterized protein, with protein sequence MSLYTKFMKDILTKKGKYIDNESIVVGGNYSAMIQRKLPKKFKDPRSVTIPCTIKKESVEKTLIDLGASINLMPLSMCKRIGNLKIDPTRMTLQLADHSITRPYGVVEDVLVKVHHFTFLVDFFIMDIEEDTEIPLILGRPFMLTAKCVVKNLLTR encoded by the coding sequence ATGTCACTCTACACCAAGTTTATGAAAGACATCCTCACCAAGAAGGGGAAGTATATTGATAATGAGAGTATTGTGGTGGGAGGCAACTACAGTGCAATGATACAGAGGAAGTTACCCAAGAAGTTCAAAGACCCCAGGAGTGTGACTATCCCTTGCACCATAAAGAAGGAGTCAGTAGAAAAGACCCTCATTGACTTAGGGGCAAGCATCAACCTGATGCCCTTATCAATGTGCAAAAGAATTGGCAATCTAAAGATTGACCCTACCAGGATGACGCTTCAGCTGGCAGACCACTCAATCACAAGACCGTATGGGGTAGTAGAAGATGTCCTAGTCAAGGTCCACCACTTCACCTTTCTGGTGGACTTTTTCATCATGGATATCGAAGAAGACACAGAGATTCCTCTTATCCTAGGCAGGCCCTTCATGTTGACTGCCAAATGTGTGgtaaaaaacttgttaactcgtTGA